The Impatiens glandulifera chromosome 3, dImpGla2.1, whole genome shotgun sequence genome contains a region encoding:
- the LOC124930581 gene encoding aspartic proteinase CDR1-like, whose translation MAIKVSVLAFILLQISSAALELSTDFIRRDSPSSLNAIHRCVSRLSHLKSPDSNIDSELWSASGEYFMEVYIGEPPLKQLLIADTGSDLTWTQCSPCSSCFKQELSIMDPKKSYTYKLLPCNYCLFQACGNESSCPYQREYADHSTSKGELGLDTFTLGGISIPRLIFGCGRNNHFTSEQQASGIIGLGGGNYSFVGQIRESIGGKFSYCLSSNVTSGSRSRINFGSIAEVSGSGVVTTPMNMIKMEGVVDTFYFITLEAISVGERLLESVNVVQQGNIIIDSDSTYTFLPRDIYQAMEDSIKTAVKAEPVDDSLEFFRLCYIDNNITIPPIVAHFAGGANVTLLSTNTFLPVDDKLCLAIFPHDQVYIFGNLAQSDHLIGYDLERQLIVPCTPPTLSLKEMSHLPFPTMLVWLA comes from the coding sequence ATGGCTATCAAGGTATCTGTCTTGGCTTTTATACTCCTTCAAATTTCATCAGCAGCTCTTGAATTATCCACCGACTTTATCCGACGTGATTCACCGTCGTCTTTGAATGCCATCCACCGATGTGTTTCGCGTTTGTCACATTTGAAATCGCCTGATTCGAACATAGACTCTGAATTATGGTCAGCTTCCGGCGAGTACTTTATGGAGGTCTACATTGGAGAGCCTCCTCTGAAACAGCTCTTAATAGCTGATACAGGGAGCGATCTCACTTGGACACAATGTAGCCCGTGCTCCAGCTGCTTTAAACAGGAACTGTCAATTATGGATCCGAAGAAGTCTTACACATATAAGCTACTTCCATGTAATTATTGTTTGTTCCAAGCCTGCGGGAATGAAAGCAGTTGTCCGTACCAACGTGAATACGCGGATCACTCCACCAGCAAAGGAGAGCTCGGATTGGACACGTTTACTCTCGGGGGAATCTCGATCCCGAGATTGATATTTGGATGTGGAAGGAACAATCACTTCACATCCGAACAACAGGCTTCTGGTATTATAGGGCTCGGAGGTGGTAATTACTCATTTGTTGGGCAGATACGAGAATCGATAGGAGGGAAATTTTCTTATTGCCTTTCATCAAATGTTACATCGGGCTCCAGAAGCCGAATCAACTTCGGTTCCATCGCAGAAGTGTCGGGGTCAGGGGTGGTCACTACCCCGATGAATATGATCAAGATGGAAGGTGTGGTGGACACGTTTTATTTCATCACCTTGGAAGCTATCAGTGTAGGCGAGAGGCTATTGGAATCGGTCAATGTGGTTCAACAAGGAAATATCATAATCGACTCTGACAGCACTTATACGTTTCTGCCTAGAGATATTTACCAAGCCATGGAGGATTCGATAAAAACTGCGGTTAAGGCTGAGCCAGTTGACGATTCATTGGAGTTCTTTAGACTTTGTTACATTGACAACAACATAACTATTCCACCAATCGTTGCACATTTTGCGGGTGGTGCTAACGTGACATTGTTGTCAACAAACACCTTCCTTCCAGTCGATGATAAGTTATGCCTTGCCATATTTCCTCACGATCAAGTGTACATATTTGGCAACTTGGCTCAATCTGACCATCTAATTGGGTATGATCTTGAGAGGCAGCTGATTGTACCGTGCACTCCTCCAACTCTAAGCCTCAAGGAAATGTctcatcttccatttccaacAATGTTGGTTTGGTTGGCTTAG